In the Malus domestica chromosome 16, GDT2T_hap1 genome, one interval contains:
- the LOC103403993 gene encoding ferredoxin C 2, chloroplastic-like: MAYPSTRISVMDHAIPCNPCISLSIHLKPPPFRQISWPNTVTHHSNITKWRRNTTSELQTPVAVTDRTGDCSPSVPTHKVTVHDRQRGVSHQFLVPEDQYILHTAESQDITLPFACRHGCCTSCAVRVKSGELRQPEALGISTELKSKGYALLCVGYPSSDLEVETQEEDEVYWLQFGRYFARGPIERDDYALELAMGDE; the protein is encoded by the exons ATGGCTTACCCGTCAACCAGAATTAGTGTCATGGACCATGCCATTCCCTGCAATCCCTGCATTTCCCTTTCTATCCACCTGAAACCGCCACCCTTCCGCCAAATCAGTTGGCCAAACACCGTCACCCACCACTCCAACATAACCAAATGGCGTCGCAACACGACTTCCGAGCTCCAAACTCCGGTGGCTGTCACCGACCGAACCGGTGACTGCTCTCCTTCAGTTCCCACACACAAAGTCACCGTTCACGACAGACAACGAGGAGTCTCCCACCAGTTCCTCGTCCCCGAG GACCAGTACATATTGCACACAGCAGAGTCGCAGGACATCACGCTTCCATTCGCTTGCAGGCACG GTTGTTGTACCAGTTGTGCAGTACGCGTAAAATCTGGAGAACTTAGACAGCCTGAGGCACTAGGAATTTCTACCGAATTGAAATCAAAG GGCTATGCACTTCTCTGTGTGGGTTATCCATCATCTGATCTTGAAGTAGAAACGCAAGAGGAGGATGAG GTATATTGGCTTCAGTTTGGCAGATATTTTGCTCGGGGACCAATT GAAAGAGATGACTATGCATTGGAGTTAGCTATGGGGGATGAATAA